From a single Rickettsia endosymbiont of Cantharis rufa genomic region:
- the sdhD gene encoding succinate dehydrogenase, hydrophobic membrane anchor protein, which yields MVYDFKAEIVKAKGQGTAKSGSHHWLLQRITGIILALCSVWLIYFTLTNKNNDINIIMWELKKPFNTVALLITVAISLYHAMLGMRVVIEDYINCHKLRNTLIIIVQLFCIVTIVAFVVAMFYRG from the coding sequence ATGGTATATGATTTTAAAGCAGAAATCGTAAAAGCAAAGGGGCAGGGAACCGCTAAAAGCGGTTCTCATCACTGGCTGTTACAAAGAATAACGGGTATTATATTAGCTTTATGCTCTGTGTGGTTAATATATTTTACGTTAACCAACAAAAACAATGATATAAATATCATTATGTGGGAGCTCAAAAAGCCTTTTAATACAGTAGCATTGTTAATTACGGTGGCTATTTCATTGTATCATGCGATGCTTGGTATGCGTGTAGTGATTGAGGATTATATAAATTGTCACAAATTACGTAATACATTGATTATAATAGTGCAATTATTTTGCATTGTGACTATTGTAGCTTTTGTAGTAGCGATGTTTTATAGGGGGTAA
- a CDS encoding Do family serine endopeptidase — MINLKIFLIVIVLISSNGILAKENNKSLKVADQEENEFTAINSAPLKVSEAARYSFADIVESLIPAVVNISTIEYVNSKSENAEKDPLQEKKPLDFINDFLERLNIPLNLEEVDQTPKSVPLGSGFIIEPNGLIVTNYHVIANVNKINIKLADNTELPAKLIGSDTKTDLALLKIDSDEPLPFVEFGDSNDARVGDWVIAIGNPFGNLGGTVTSGIISSKGRDIDIDTDNIVDNFIQTDAAINNGNSGGPMFNLDQKVIGVNTAIFSPLGTNIGIGFAIPSNTAQPIIERLKKDGKVSRGRLGVTIQDLTEEISEGLGLQSISGVLVSKVQEDGPGDKAGIKTGDIIIEFADISVKNTKKLRVIIADAPIDQEVKVKILRDKKELELPIKITTDNEEATKGSTEQVNQEEVISKEENNISFTKSNITFSNLTEELRQKYNIPNDKTGVVITNIDEEESSFKIGDLITNINQESIEDISKLKELYENAKKSNKQNILLLIERDDTSVFVPLSVV, encoded by the coding sequence ATGATAAATCTAAAAATATTTCTTATTGTAATAGTTTTAATATCAAGTAACGGTATTCTAGCAAAAGAAAATAATAAGTCTTTAAAAGTAGCGGATCAAGAAGAAAATGAGTTTACGGCAATAAATTCCGCTCCTTTAAAAGTAAGTGAAGCTGCCCGTTATAGTTTTGCCGATATAGTTGAGTCGTTAATTCCAGCAGTCGTTAATATTTCAACAATAGAATATGTTAATAGTAAGTCGGAAAATGCTGAAAAAGACCCTCTGCAAGAAAAAAAACCTTTAGACTTCATTAATGATTTTCTGGAGCGCCTTAATATACCGTTGAATTTGGAAGAGGTCGACCAAACTCCTAAAAGCGTTCCACTTGGCTCAGGATTTATTATTGAGCCTAACGGCTTAATAGTGACAAACTATCATGTAATTGCAAATGTTAATAAAATTAATATAAAACTTGCGGATAATACTGAATTACCAGCTAAATTAATAGGTAGCGATACTAAAACCGATTTAGCCCTCTTAAAAATAGATAGCGACGAACCCCTACCTTTTGTTGAGTTTGGAGATTCAAATGATGCAAGAGTAGGAGACTGGGTTATTGCAATCGGTAATCCGTTTGGTAATCTAGGTGGTACGGTGACAAGCGGTATTATCTCTTCTAAAGGTCGGGATATCGATATAGACACGGATAATATAGTCGATAATTTTATTCAAACGGATGCTGCAATTAATAACGGTAATTCCGGCGGCCCTATGTTTAATTTGGATCAGAAAGTAATCGGCGTAAATACAGCAATTTTCTCACCGCTCGGTACTAATATAGGTATAGGTTTTGCTATTCCTTCAAATACGGCACAACCCATAATCGAACGTCTTAAGAAAGATGGAAAAGTAAGTAGAGGGCGTCTTGGGGTAACAATACAAGATTTAACCGAGGAAATTTCTGAAGGGTTAGGATTGCAAAGTATTAGTGGGGTGTTAGTATCTAAAGTACAAGAAGACGGTCCAGGTGATAAAGCAGGGATTAAAACAGGTGATATAATAATAGAGTTTGCAGATATATCGGTTAAAAATACTAAAAAATTACGTGTAATTATTGCAGATGCTCCTATTGATCAGGAAGTAAAAGTAAAAATACTTCGTGACAAAAAAGAGCTCGAATTACCTATTAAAATTACTACAGATAATGAAGAAGCTACCAAAGGTTCTACAGAACAAGTCAATCAAGAAGAAGTAATAAGCAAAGAAGAAAATAACATATCTTTTACTAAAAGTAATATTACTTTTAGTAATTTGACTGAAGAATTAAGACAAAAATATAATATTCCTAACGATAAAACGGGAGTAGTTATAACTAATATTGATGAAGAGGAAAGCAGTTTCAAAATTGGTGATTTAATAACCAATATTAATCAGGAAAGCATAGAAGATATAAGTAAGCTAAAAGAATTATATGAAAATGCTAAAAAATCTAATAAGCAAAATATTTTGCTTTTGATTGAAAGGGACGATACAAGTGTGTTCGTACCATTATCGGTGGTGTAG
- a CDS encoding GIY-YIG nuclease family protein: MFIYFLINVTVLYNVGVTSDIIKRTWQHKYKIRKDFTTKYDIDKLVYFEQFNNANLAIGCEKRLKVYKRKWKLDLINPSNPSWHGLYEDILK; this comes from the coding sequence ATGTTTATATACTTTTTAATAAATGTAACGGTACTCTATAATGTAGGCGTTACTTCAGATATTATAAAACGTACTTGGCAACATAAGTATAAGATAAGAAAAGATTTTACTACAAAATACGATATAGATAAACTAGTTTATTTTGAACAATTTAATAATGCTAATCTTGCAATTGGGTGTGAAAAGCGTTTAAAGGTATACAAGAGGAAGTGGAAATTAGATTTAATTAACCCTAGTAATCCAAGTTGGCATGGTTTGTATGAAGATATTCTAAAATAA
- a CDS encoding rhodanese domain-containing protein: MSEKIAILSAYSFVNIEEPTNLIPKILLIGKKKYVRGTILLANEGFNGSFSGLYENVNLVLEELIKLTNPKDVNVKINYSDVHPFYKLKVRLKREIVAMNVDDLNVDVFKGEYIEPKDWDEFITKQNVIVIDTRNDYEVEVGTFKSAINPNTKTFKQFPAWVQQNQELLRGKKIAMVCTGGIRCEKSTSLLKSIGYEEVYHLKGGILQYLEDTQNKNNLWQGECFVFDDRRAVADDLSPAEGFCHSRVGGNPVP, translated from the coding sequence ATGAGTGAAAAAATAGCAATTTTAAGTGCATATAGCTTTGTTAATATAGAAGAGCCGACGAATTTGATACCGAAGATTTTGCTTATTGGTAAAAAAAAATATGTCAGAGGTACTATTTTATTAGCTAATGAAGGTTTTAACGGTTCTTTTTCAGGCTTATATGAAAATGTAAATCTTGTACTCGAAGAACTAATAAAACTAACTAATCCCAAAGATGTTAACGTTAAAATAAATTATAGTGATGTTCATCCTTTTTATAAGTTAAAAGTCAGACTTAAGAGAGAAATTGTAGCGATGAATGTTGATGATTTAAATGTTGATGTGTTTAAAGGCGAATACATAGAGCCGAAAGATTGGGATGAATTTATCACAAAACAAAATGTTATAGTAATAGATACTCGAAATGATTATGAAGTAGAAGTCGGTACATTTAAATCAGCAATTAATCCTAATACCAAGACATTTAAACAGTTTCCGGCTTGGGTTCAGCAGAATCAAGAATTACTTAGAGGTAAGAAAATTGCTATGGTTTGTACGGGTGGTATCAGGTGTGAAAAATCCACCAGCTTACTTAAAAGCATAGGTTATGAAGAGGTGTATCATCTAAAAGGTGGTATATTGCAATATTTAGAAGATACACAAAACAAGAATAATTTATGGCAAGGCGAGTGTTTTGTCTTTGATGATAGAAGAGCAGTGGCGGATGATTTATCGCCGGCTGAGGGATTTTGTCATTCCCGCGTAGGTGGGAATCCAGTGCCTTAA
- the sdhA gene encoding succinate dehydrogenase flavoprotein subunit, whose protein sequence is MTKAYNIIHHKFDIVVVGAGGAGLRSAFGMAKEGLNTACITKLFPTRSHTVAAQGGISAALGNMGEDDWRWHMYDTVKGSDWLGDQDAIEYMCKNAPDAILELEHYGVPFSRTEEGKIYQRPFGGMTTEYGKGKAAQRTCAAADRTGHAILHTLYQQSLKHKVQFFVEYFAIDLLMEDGECRGVVAWNLDDGSLHCFRAHNVVLATGGYGRAYFSATSAHTCTGDGGGMAIRAGLPLQDMEFVQFHPTGIYSAGCLITEGARGEGGYLVNANGERFMERYAPAAKDLASRDVVSRAMTIEIREGRGVGENKDYVFLHLNHLSPEILHSRLPGISETAKIFAGVDVTKEPIPVLPTVHYNMGGIPTNYRGQVIIKDGANHNSVVKGLMAIGEAACVSVHGANRLGSNSLLDLVVFGRSSALKAAELISPASPHKPLKEESLEKVINRFDKVRYSSGNILVADLRLKMQRTMQSHASVFRTQEVLDEGVEMISEIRSGYKDIKINDKSLIWNSDLVESLELDNLLDQALVTVYSAAARKESRGAHAREDYPDRNDGDWMKHTLSSIDETDKVMLDYKPVTLTTLTDEVKAVPPAKRAY, encoded by the coding sequence ATGACCAAAGCATATAATATCATTCATCATAAATTTGACATTGTTGTCGTAGGTGCCGGTGGAGCGGGTCTTCGTTCTGCATTCGGTATGGCCAAAGAAGGGCTAAATACCGCTTGTATAACTAAGTTGTTTCCGACTCGTAGTCATACTGTTGCTGCTCAGGGTGGAATCAGCGCAGCCCTTGGAAATATGGGAGAAGATGATTGGCGTTGGCATATGTATGATACGGTAAAAGGCTCAGACTGGCTAGGTGATCAAGATGCCATCGAATATATGTGTAAGAACGCTCCCGATGCGATTTTAGAGCTAGAACATTACGGCGTACCTTTCTCAAGAACCGAAGAGGGAAAGATTTATCAGCGTCCTTTTGGTGGTATGACGACAGAGTATGGTAAAGGAAAAGCAGCCCAGCGTACATGTGCTGCGGCAGATCGTACGGGGCATGCCATACTTCATACTTTATATCAGCAATCATTGAAGCATAAAGTACAGTTTTTTGTTGAATATTTTGCTATTGATTTATTGATGGAAGATGGTGAATGTAGAGGTGTAGTTGCGTGGAATTTAGACGATGGTAGCCTGCATTGTTTTAGAGCTCATAATGTAGTGCTTGCAACGGGTGGATACGGGCGTGCTTATTTTTCGGCTACTTCTGCACATACTTGTACAGGTGATGGGGGCGGCATGGCAATTAGAGCCGGTCTGCCGCTGCAAGATATGGAGTTTGTGCAGTTTCATCCGACCGGTATATATTCGGCCGGTTGTCTTATCACCGAGGGAGCAAGAGGTGAAGGGGGGTATCTCGTTAATGCAAACGGTGAGCGTTTTATGGAACGTTACGCTCCTGCTGCAAAGGATTTAGCTTCAAGAGACGTAGTTTCAAGAGCAATGACCATAGAAATCAGAGAAGGGCGAGGAGTCGGTGAGAATAAAGACTATGTATTTTTGCATTTAAATCATTTATCGCCTGAGATTCTACATAGTCGTTTGCCCGGTATCTCCGAGACTGCTAAAATTTTTGCCGGTGTGGATGTCACTAAAGAGCCGATACCGGTACTTCCTACGGTCCATTATAATATGGGCGGGATACCGACGAATTATCGCGGTCAAGTCATTATTAAAGACGGTGCAAATCATAATAGCGTAGTAAAGGGGCTTATGGCAATCGGTGAAGCTGCTTGTGTATCGGTACACGGTGCTAATCGTTTAGGGTCAAACTCTTTACTTGATTTAGTAGTATTCGGTAGAAGCTCTGCATTAAAAGCAGCCGAGCTTATTAGCCCCGCAAGCCCCCATAAGCCGTTAAAAGAAGAAAGTCTTGAAAAAGTTATAAATAGGTTTGATAAAGTTCGTTATAGCAGCGGTAATATTTTAGTTGCAGACTTAAGACTTAAAATGCAAAGAACTATGCAAAGTCATGCTTCGGTATTCAGAACTCAAGAGGTACTAGATGAAGGAGTAGAAATGATTAGCGAGATAAGAAGTGGTTATAAAGATATAAAAATTAATGATAAATCCTTGATTTGGAATAGTGATTTAGTGGAAAGCCTAGAGCTAGATAATCTTCTTGATCAGGCTTTAGTAACGGTATATTCGGCAGCTGCAAGAAAAGAAAGTAGAGGAGCCCATGCTAGGGAAGATTATCCTGATCGTAACGATGGAGATTGGATGAAACATACTCTTAGCTCTATCGATGAAACTGATAAAGTCATGCTTGATTATAAACCTGTTACTTTAACAACTCTAACCGATGAAGTGAAAGCAGTTCCGCCGGCTAAGAGAGCGTATTAA
- the sdhC gene encoding succinate dehydrogenase, cytochrome b556 subunit translates to MTKTKQEIYNRRPTSPHLSIYKPQISSTLSILHRMTGVALFFAVSILTWWLILSKYDNNYLQLANCCIIKICLVAVSYTWFYHLCNGIRHLFWDIGYGFFIKVVNITGWCVVVCSILLTILLWI, encoded by the coding sequence ATGACTAAAACCAAACAAGAAATTTATAATAGGCGTCCGACCTCGCCACACTTAAGCATATACAAACCACAAATAAGTTCTACGTTATCGATTTTGCATCGTATGACCGGTGTAGCTTTATTTTTTGCGGTGTCAATCTTGACTTGGTGGTTGATTCTTAGTAAATATGACAATAATTATTTACAGCTTGCTAATTGTTGCATTATAAAAATATGCTTAGTAGCCGTTAGCTACACTTGGTTTTATCATTTATGTAACGGCATCAGGCATTTATTTTGGGATATCGGTTACGGTTTTTTTATAAAAGTCGTTAATATCACCGGTTGGTGTGTAGTTGTATGCTCTATATTATTAACTATATTGCTATGGATATGA
- a CDS encoding protease modulator HflC, translated as MQQKIYYIIFTIASGLILISSSLFSLDQRESAVVFQFGEAVRTIEKPGLHIKIPFIQNVEFFDKRLLDVEVEGKELTAADGKRVIVDAYAKFQINNPVMFYKTVHDYQGVKIRLTRNLESSMRKVIGKVSLSSLLTQERSNVMLNILNQVDGEAKSFGIDVVDVRILRADLPKENSAAIYRRMQTAREKEATQIRAEGQEESVRIRSKADKESKIILAIAYRDAQIIKGDGDEKAAKIYNSAYSIDPEFYKFYRSLLVYKNALKKEDTNFVISPEAEVLKYLNLAK; from the coding sequence ATGCAACAAAAGATTTACTATATAATTTTTACAATTGCTTCAGGGCTGATATTGATTTCTAGCTCCTTATTTTCACTTGATCAACGTGAATCCGCGGTGGTGTTTCAGTTTGGTGAAGCAGTTAGAACTATAGAAAAGCCGGGGTTGCATATTAAAATCCCGTTTATTCAAAATGTCGAATTTTTTGATAAGCGTCTTTTGGACGTTGAAGTTGAAGGAAAAGAACTAACGGCGGCTGACGGTAAACGAGTTATTGTTGATGCTTATGCTAAATTTCAAATTAATAATCCGGTAATGTTTTATAAAACGGTGCATGATTATCAAGGCGTGAAAATTAGGCTGACTCGAAATCTTGAATCATCAATGCGTAAGGTAATAGGTAAAGTTTCTCTAAGTAGTCTTTTAACGCAGGAACGTAGTAACGTAATGCTAAATATCTTAAATCAAGTAGATGGAGAAGCTAAAAGCTTTGGTATTGACGTGGTAGATGTTAGAATTTTAAGGGCAGATTTACCGAAAGAAAATAGTGCAGCTATTTATCGCCGCATGCAAACAGCTCGTGAAAAAGAAGCAACCCAAATTAGAGCTGAAGGACAAGAAGAAAGTGTGCGTATTCGTTCAAAAGCAGATAAAGAAAGTAAAATAATACTTGCTATAGCTTATAGAGATGCACAAATTATCAAAGGTGACGGTGATGAGAAAGCAGCAAAAATATATAATTCTGCTTATTCCATCGATCCGGAATTTTACAAATTTTATAGGTCACTTTTAGTATATAAAAATGCTTTAAAGAAAGAGGATACTAATTTTGTAATTTCACCTGAGGCTGAAGTTTTAAAATACCTTAATTTAGCTAAGTAG
- the hflK gene encoding FtsH protease activity modulator HflK → MLNKKYSSILKKSPWKDFDSNKDDNIFTRPRKNQFNFDKFQFQFNFNAKTIILAIVAIIALWLASGIYEVKEGEEAAVIRFGRFVRKGYPGLNYHLPTPFEKIIIEKVKQSRRIEIGYRTNSSVRSGNDNTKNIIGESIMLTGDENIVALNCDVMWHINNLEDFIFNVQKPEETVKATVESAVREVIGNTPISWVLSDQKQEITYKIEKLAQKILDSYNAGVMIEKVQLLKAEPPSEVIDAYRDVQTSKADKEKEINQAQAYNNKILPEARGAAAKIIEEAEGYKEEVISKAEGDGQRFNAIYKQYAIGKQVTRDRLYLEVAEEILSGSNKTIINNALLPHMDIKP, encoded by the coding sequence ATGCTTAATAAAAAATATAGCTCGATTTTAAAAAAATCCCCTTGGAAAGATTTTGATTCTAATAAAGATGATAACATATTTACAAGACCGCGTAAAAATCAATTTAATTTTGATAAATTCCAGTTTCAGTTTAATTTTAATGCCAAAACAATAATTTTAGCTATTGTTGCGATAATTGCTTTATGGCTTGCTTCTGGTATTTATGAAGTAAAAGAAGGTGAAGAAGCGGCGGTAATAAGATTTGGACGCTTTGTGCGTAAGGGCTACCCAGGACTTAATTATCATCTACCCACTCCTTTTGAAAAAATAATAATCGAGAAAGTTAAGCAATCACGCCGAATTGAGATCGGTTATCGTACAAATAGCTCGGTGCGTAGCGGTAATGATAATACTAAAAATATTATCGGTGAAAGTATTATGTTAACCGGTGATGAAAATATCGTTGCTTTAAATTGTGACGTAATGTGGCATATTAATAATCTTGAAGATTTTATCTTTAATGTACAAAAACCTGAGGAAACAGTAAAAGCAACAGTAGAAAGTGCCGTTAGGGAAGTAATAGGCAATACTCCTATTTCTTGGGTATTATCCGATCAAAAGCAAGAGATTACTTATAAGATAGAAAAATTAGCTCAAAAAATACTAGATAGTTATAATGCCGGTGTAATGATTGAAAAGGTACAATTATTAAAAGCCGAGCCACCTTCTGAAGTAATAGACGCTTACAGAGATGTGCAAACTTCAAAGGCCGATAAGGAGAAAGAAATAAATCAGGCTCAGGCCTATAATAATAAAATTTTGCCGGAAGCTAGAGGAGCGGCCGCAAAAATTATAGAGGAAGCGGAAGGATATAAAGAAGAAGTAATATCAAAAGCAGAAGGTGATGGCCAAAGATTTAATGCTATTTATAAACAATATGCTATAGGTAAGCAAGTAACTAGAGATAGGTTATATTTAGAGGTGGCTGAAGAGATATTAAGTGGTTCAAATAAAACGATTATTAATAATGCACTACTGCCGCACATGGATATTAAACCCTAG